AACCCCAGCAGCAAGGCTCCCACAATCAGCAGCGTCTTGGCTTTACGGTTCATAAAAAGCAGCAGAAAGAGTCCCATACCACCATAGAACACCAGTATATCGCCTTCCCATAAATAAGTGCCATGTGCAATACCAAATGCAAGCAACAGCAGAAACCGCCGCCCCAAATATCTTTTTGGCTTTAATCCTTTGGCTGCAAGGCTTTCCTGCATGTTGATCATGCCAAAACCAAATAAAAATGTGAAAATCGGCATAAAACTGCCCTCTACAAAAATATGTAAAAGCGTTTTCGTAATCGAGTCCACTTGCGATAAGGAATAGACCGCCATCTCATCTTTACCCCATATGCCATATTGAAAAATAAGCATATTCGCCAGCAAAATTCCCAGCAAGCTAAAACCCCGCATACTGTCAATGATAGACAATCTATTCGGTTGTCCAGCCATTTCAATCCCCCCCATTTACCTTAAAGGCAGTTGAACAACTACCGTCGTCCCTTGGCCAACCTGGCTGTTCATTGTGATAGTGCCATGATGAAGAGTTACAATTTTCTTCGCAATCGCAAGCCCCAGACCATTGCCGCCAATGCTGCGGTTTCGCGATGGATCTGTTTTATAGAAGCGCTCGAAGACATGCTCGAGTTGCTCCCGCGCTATGCCAATCCCCGAATCGGAAATGGCCACGACAATTTCATCCGCAGCATGGGTAATACAAACTTGGATATGCCCGCCTGCAGGCGTAAATTTGATACTGTTGCCGAGTATATTCATCCATACTTGATTCAGTTGATCGCGGTCTGCTTTTATTTTGAGAGCAACGTCCATGTCTAAATCGATGATCATATCTTTGGCCAACCATTGGGGCTCGCAAGTGACCACGATTTGCCTGATTTGCTCGTCGAGATGATACGTAGTTGCGTCGAATGGATGATGCTCCGAATCCAGGGATGCAAGTTTCAGCAAATTATCGCTAAGTCTGGATAGCCGCCCGCTCTCCGCGATAATGATGTCCAGATAATGATTGCGATGACTTTCCGCTACCAAGCTGCTGTTCTTCATAGCCGTAGCGAATCCGGAAATCGACGTTAACGGTGTTTGAATTTCGTGAGAAACGTTCGAAACGAAATCCTGCCTCATCTGCTCCACCTTTTTAAGCGCACTTGCCATCTCGTTAAAGCTTTGCGTCAGAGCGCCCATTTCGTCCATGCGTTTCGTTTTTATTTCAACGTCGAAATCGCCTCTCGCTAGACGTTTGGTCGCTTGCGTCAAGACTTGGAGAGGTTTCACCAAATATCTGGCTGCTACCAAGATGCATAGACTCCCAATCAGTAAAACGAGAATGAGGACGAAAAAGACCATCCGATTGATCATATTTTCGTTCTGTGGAGAAAACTGCATGAACATGGCGTGCGACTTCCCTGCGAATGAGAAAGGAAGCCCGATGAACGTCTGACTAACGTTGCCAGGAGAACGATACACCTCTCCATTCAGCACATAACGCACCGCTTCCGGCGCTATTTCAACGCTATTCGTATGGTTTAAGTCATAGTACGTAACTTTGTCGGTATCTTCATACATATGGATTGGATAAGAAGATACTTTGACCATACGCTGCAGGAATGCTTCCCGGTCATCGGGTTTAGTCTGCTCATAGAGACGTATAATTTCTTCGCCTACCGCAATCATATCCTCTTGTCCGGCATGGTTGATTTCTTTTTTGAATAGAAAATAGCCAATATAGGAAGCAGACAGCAAGCTGAAAATAATGACGGCCAAAAAGGTGCAAATGACCCGGACATATAAAGTTTTAATCATCATGTTATTACTAGCCGATACCCCAGACTGCGGGCAGTTTCAATTTGAAAATGATGCGAATCGTTGGCAAATCGTTCCCTGAGCCGTTTAATGTGAACATCCACGGTGCGGTCATCGCCTTCATAATTCATTCCCCAGATCTGAGTGATCAACTGCTCCCGGGTAAAAATTTGCCCAGGTTGATTAGCCAGCTTGAACAGCAGCTCGAATTCTTTTAACGGCAGGGTAAAAATCTCGTCGCCCCGAATCACTTGGAAATTGCGGCGATTCAGCGTAATGCCGCCTAATTGTGCCGTTTGTGAAGACACAATCATATATCTTTTCAGCAGCGCTTTTACTCTCATCACAAGCTCCAGCGGATCGAACGGCTTCGTTAAATAATCGTCGGTGCCAAGCTGAAATCCTTTTACTTTCTGCCCTGACTCGCCCTTGACCGTAACCATCAAGAGCGGAATGTTCACATCAATGCGCCTAATCTCCCTGCACAGCTCCCAACCGTCTAATTGAGGCATCATGATGTCGAGGATCACCAGATCTATCCGAGTTTCCTCCATAATCGCCAATGCTTCAACACCGTCTTTTGCCTCCAAGATTTCAAATCCTTCATTCTGCAAGAATAAAGTCATCAGCTCGCGAATATAAACATCGTCATCGGCGATTAAAATTTTGGCCATGGCGCCTTCACATCTCCAATTTCTTTCGAATTAGTCCCTTATGGGCGGAAGGCGGCATCAACCAAACTGCCACCCGAGTAGATTCCAATGATAGTAAAATAAACTCATAACCACTGATGCTAATGCAACGAGCGTGTAATGCACGCGCTTGAGCGCCGTCCAGTAGCTGCCTTTCCATGCCATGACTGCAAAAGCTACCATCGCCACCGTCAATCCGACCAGGATGATGGGCATGAATAAATACAGATTTAACTGCTGCGTAATGCGGCTAAGCCGGTCCAGCAAATCCATATTCAACACCACAAGGAAGGTGGCTATTAAAGTCGCCAGCGCCCAAACGGCGGTAGCCATAGACAAGCGAATCGCCCATTTTTGCCATTTCGGCATCGCTTTAATGTCACGCCTGCGGTAGGCTGACCCCAGTAATACGCTGATGAACAGAACAACCGAGATGCCGAGCAAGAGAAACCAGAACTTCGAACGATCGAGCAGTGGCGTCGGTTCGAGCGGCATTTCAGGAAGAATATCAAGCAGCAGATGGGTGACTTTGCCAGAAGCATCTGTACGGAATCCGATTTGGTGTGCGCTTTCGACATCCTGGAATAAATTCGGTCCAATCGGAGCGAATACTTGCTGCTCTGTTCCGCTCCCAATGGAGAGTCGGTTATCTGTCACTCCAATGCTAATCTGCGACATGAAGCTGAAAATCTTATCGATATCACTATGGTTTCGACGCGTGAATTGATAGGAACCGGCATACTTCTGCACATCCTTCTCAAGTTCGGCTGACACTGGCGGCAGTTTGACAGCTTGAGCTGGATAATAGCGATCAAAAAAAGCTTTCGCCAACCCTGATGCTGACGCTCCGCCATCGCCCCCGCTAGAGGATACGAAAATCCCGATTTTCTGATCAGGGACAAGATAAAACTCCGTCGTGAACAGTGTGTCGGCGCCTCCGTGAGAAATAACCCGCAATCCATTCATTCTCCGTTCAATGAAGCCAAGGTCCATACCTGGCAAGCGCTCATCAAACTGAAAGGCAGGTGATTGCATCAATCTGAGCGTTTCGGGCTTTAGCATTTGTTTGCCTGCATAACGTCCATCCTGTAGATGGGCAATCATGAAATGGGCCATATCGATCGCCGAAACAGCCGCTGATCCTGCAGGTCGGAAACCCCCTTCGAAAGTAGGCGGCTTGGTTACGAATTTGCCGTTTTCTCGCGCATAGCCGAGCATGGCATAGGGCTCTAAAGACACTGGGATAGGCTCCTGCACAGTAGCATATTTCATTTGGAGCAGATCAAAGATATGGGTCTGAATGTAATCATTGTAAGGCATACCGCTAACTTCCTCGACAATGAGTCCTGCCAGCGCGGCTCCATAGTTGGAATAGGACATCATCTCGCCCGGTGGCCGAACAAGCGCTGGCATATGCTTGGCAAGCGTTTCCGAAATCGATACCGGCAGTTTCCCAGGATCGGTCGTGATTTGATAACCAACGCCCCCTTCTTCAAATCCGGCCGTATGGGTCATGAGATGATGCATGGTAACTGGCTGCGAATAGGTGGATGGTAATTTCACAGTTTTTAAATACGTATTGACATCGGTATTAAGATCGATCTTCCCCTGCTCGACCAGTTGCATGACCGCGGTCCATGTAAACAGCTTCGTTGTTGAAGCAATCCGAAACAGGCTGGTCTCAGGGTTAACCTGCGTGCCTTCTTCCAGGTTAGCGTGTCCGTACCCCTTAGCCAGCATGATCTTCCCATCCTTGACGATCGAGACGACCGTGCCTGGGATTTTGAAATTATCCATATTCGCTTTCATAATACCGTCAATAAATGCCGTTAACTGGACATCATCGTTCAAATCTGCCGCCGTCGATGCCTGAGTCCCCATAAAACTAGTCCCTACCCCAACAATCAGCAGCATCCATATCAGCATTTTGCGAGAGATCTTCTTCATCGACAATGAGTTCATAGAACCTCCAACATTTTTCCTATTTTTGATAACGAAGTCATGACTTTCTGGAGAAATCATATCAAATTTATGTGAACGCAGAGTGAACCCATTGTTCTTTAAAAAGAACAAGAGGCTGCTTCACCAGTTGAACACCTGGTGAGCAGCCTCGCTATTGTTTTGTATCTATGTGTGACGAATAACAGGAAAACCACTTTCCACGCTGAAATACTCAATTTAACAGGAGATTTTCCAGTTGGAAGATTCTAGTCATTGCCAATGTACGACGCGTATTCGTCTGCTGTAAGCAACCCTTCCAAGGCATCAGCGCCCGATACTTCCACTTCAACCATCCAACCTTCGCTGAAAGACGCACTGTTCACGAGTTCAGGTGAACCTTCCAACGCACTGTTCACAGCCGTCACTTTGCCTGAAATGGGAGAAAAAATATCTGAAACCGTTTTGACGGATTCCACACTCCCGATGCTTTCGTTCGCGGTAATAGCTGTTCCGACTTTAGGAAGTTCCACAAACACAATATCACCCAATTGATCTTGGGCAAAATCGGTAATGCCCACACGTACAACCGTATCCGACAGCTTCTCTACCCACTCATGGTCTTTGGTGTATAACAAATTGGCTTGTACTTCACTCATCGATTAACG
Above is a genomic segment from Paenibacillus sp. HWE-109 containing:
- a CDS encoding response regulator transcription factor, with protein sequence MAKILIADDDVYIRELMTLFLQNEGFEILEAKDGVEALAIMEETRIDLVILDIMMPQLDGWELCREIRRIDVNIPLLMVTVKGESGQKVKGFQLGTDDYLTKPFDPLELVMRVKALLKRYMIVSSQTAQLGGITLNRRNFQVIRGDEIFTLPLKEFELLFKLANQPGQIFTREQLITQIWGMNYEGDDRTVDVHIKRLRERFANDSHHFQIETARSLGYRLVIT
- a CDS encoding serine hydrolase domain-containing protein produces the protein MNSLSMKKISRKMLIWMLLIVGVGTSFMGTQASTAADLNDDVQLTAFIDGIMKANMDNFKIPGTVVSIVKDGKIMLAKGYGHANLEEGTQVNPETSLFRIASTTKLFTWTAVMQLVEQGKIDLNTDVNTYLKTVKLPSTYSQPVTMHHLMTHTAGFEEGGVGYQITTDPGKLPVSISETLAKHMPALVRPPGEMMSYSNYGAALAGLIVEEVSGMPYNDYIQTHIFDLLQMKYATVQEPIPVSLEPYAMLGYARENGKFVTKPPTFEGGFRPAGSAAVSAIDMAHFMIAHLQDGRYAGKQMLKPETLRLMQSPAFQFDERLPGMDLGFIERRMNGLRVISHGGADTLFTTEFYLVPDQKIGIFVSSSGGDGGASASGLAKAFFDRYYPAQAVKLPPVSAELEKDVQKYAGSYQFTRRNHSDIDKIFSFMSQISIGVTDNRLSIGSGTEQQVFAPIGPNLFQDVESAHQIGFRTDASGKVTHLLLDILPEMPLEPTPLLDRSKFWFLLLGISVVLFISVLLGSAYRRRDIKAMPKWQKWAIRLSMATAVWALATLIATFLVVLNMDLLDRLSRITQQLNLYLFMPIILVGLTVAMVAFAVMAWKGSYWTALKRVHYTLVALASVVMSLFYYHWNLLGWQFG
- a CDS encoding sensor histidine kinase, which gives rise to MMIKTLYVRVICTFLAVIIFSLLSASYIGYFLFKKEINHAGQEDMIAVGEEIIRLYEQTKPDDREAFLQRMVKVSSYPIHMYEDTDKVTYYDLNHTNSVEIAPEAVRYVLNGEVYRSPGNVSQTFIGLPFSFAGKSHAMFMQFSPQNENMINRMVFFVLILVLLIGSLCILVAARYLVKPLQVLTQATKRLARGDFDVEIKTKRMDEMGALTQSFNEMASALKKVEQMRQDFVSNVSHEIQTPLTSISGFATAMKNSSLVAESHRNHYLDIIIAESGRLSRLSDNLLKLASLDSEHHPFDATTYHLDEQIRQIVVTCEPQWLAKDMIIDLDMDVALKIKADRDQLNQVWMNILGNSIKFTPAGGHIQVCITHAADEIVVAISDSGIGIAREQLEHVFERFYKTDPSRNRSIGGNGLGLAIAKKIVTLHHGTITMNSQVGQGTTVVVQLPLR
- the gcvH gene encoding glycine cleavage system protein GcvH, with the translated sequence MSEVQANLLYTKDHEWVEKLSDTVVRVGITDFAQDQLGDIVFVELPKVGTAITANESIGSVESVKTVSDIFSPISGKVTAVNSALEGSPELVNSASFSEGWMVEVEVSGADALEGLLTADEYASYIGND